The nucleotide window GGCAGGCTATCGATTGGAGGAGCAGTTGAAAGCGAATAACGAAGGTAAGAACGGCAAGCCGCCGGAAGGGGTTGTGTGCAAGGCCATGCCCGACGCCACGCGTCGCCGTCTGTTGACGGCGGGAGTGGCGGGAATGGTGGGCGTGGCGGGCACGGTCAGCGGATTCGGCTGGGTGGGTAGCGGCACGGCGTTCGCAGCACCGGCCGCGGCCGATCTGGAGACGAAGGCGCGCGGCGAGCAGGGCGTGCTGATTTACTCGAATTTGTCGAACGCCAACATGGCGCCGTTTCTCGCCGGATTGCGCGCGAAGTATCCGTGGCTCAAGGTCGATGCGCTGCATCTGGGACCGGCCGAAGTGTTCGAGCGCTATTACAGCGAGTCGTCGGTCGGACGCCGCAGCGCCGACCTGATCATCACGGCCGCGCCGGATGCGTGGCTGCGCTTTCATGAGAAAGACGGCATCGAGCCCTACAACGTGCCCGACGCTGGCGCGCTGCCTGCATGGAGCAAGCCGCTGCCCGGGCTTTATACGTTTTCGACCGATCCGTTGGTGATGGTCTACAACAAGCTGCTGTTGCCGCCGGACAAGCGTCCCCAGTCCATGGCTGATCTCGCACGGCTGAGCCAGCAATTCCCCGGTCTGTTCAATCGCAAGATCACCACGTACGACGCTGCCAAGCATGCGTTCGCGTATGTATTGCAATGGACTTATGCACGCGAGCGCGGCTGGCCGGCGCTGGAAGGCGTGGCCCGCGCCACGCAACTGGAGAGCAGCGGGGCGACTATGATCGAGAAGGTGACCACCGGCGAGTACTCGGCGGTGTACTTCGCATCAGGCGCCACCTTCTTCGAACGGTTGCGGCAGGAAAAGCGCGGCGACATTCTCGGCTGGAACCTGATCAAGGACGGCACACCGCTCATGCCGCGCGGCATGGCGATCACGCGGCGCTCGCAGAGCAAGGCGTCCGCGAGTCTGGTGATGAACTGGCTGCTGTCGCACGACGGGCAGGTGAGCATTGCGAATGGCGGCCTCGTGCCGTATCGCAGCGACGTGAATCCGAATGAAGTGCCGGTGATTACCTACGCGCAGATCGTCGAGCAACTGGGGGCGAAGAACGTCATCCAGATTGGCTACCCCCCCGAGATGTTGCGTGAGCAGCCGGCGTTCGTCGCCAAGTGGCAAGCCACGTTCACCGGCGGGAGGAAGTGAGCATGGCATCGCTCGCCAATGTGTTGCCGGAAGGTGGCACGCGCCGCCGCATCGACCCCGAGCGCTGGGTGCCGCGATTCGTGTTTGTCGCAGTCTTGTTGCTCGTGGCAACGCCGCTGTGCCTGATCGTCTATCAATCGCTGATCGACCGCCCGTTGTACGACGGGCACGGCGTGCTGACTTCGCAGAACTACAGCGGGTTGCTGACCAGCCGCGCATTTCTTGAGGCCGCGGCCAACTCGTTCTATCTGGCGGTCGTGTCGACGATAGTCGCCACGGTCGTGGGCGTGCTAGGTGCGTTCTGTTTTACGCGGCTCGAACTGCCCGGCCAGCGCTGGCTGCGCGGCGTGATGGCGCTGCCTGTCTATCTGTCGCAGCTTGTGTTGGCGTTCGGCTGGTATGTGCTGTACGGGCCGTCGGGCTATGTGACGTTGGCCGTGCAGCGCTGGCTGTCGGATACGCCATGGAATCTGTACTCGATTCTCGGCATGGGCGTACTGGCCGGGGTATCGCAGGCACCGTACGTCACGGTGTTGTGTTCAAGCGCGTTGTCTCTCTCTAACGGTTCGCTGGAAGATGCCGCCCGCACCACGGGGGCGAGGCCGTGGCGGGTGATGACCACGATCACGTTGCCGCTCATGCGTCCGTCGATCTTCTACAGCGCGCTGCTGGCGTTCGTGGGCGGCTTGGAGCTGTTGTCGATTCCGTTGATCTTCGGCGCACCGTCGAATCTGGAATTCTTCACCACGTTCCTGTACCGCGAAGCACTGGGCCAGACATCACCGAACTACGGCATGTTGGGGGCGGCAGCGGTCTACATGCTGATCTGTGTGGCGCTGCTGGTCATCGTGCAGCAACGCATGCTGGGCAACACGCAGCGCTTTGTCACCTTGCGCGGCAAAGCGCAACGGCACCGGGCGACGCGCGTTGGCGGCTGGCGATTCGTGATCGCTGCGCTCTGGTGGCTGTACCTCGCCATTAGCGTGCTGCTGCCGATTGCCGGGTTGGTCGCGCGCTCAGCGGTGCAGTTCCTGAGTCCGTTGGTGTCACCGCTGGATTATCTGACGGCATCGAACTACCAGCAGCTCTTCACGCAGTCGGAATACTGGCACGCCATCACCAACAGCCTTTTTGTGGCCGGCATCGGTGCGGCATTGGCGACGGCGTTCGTAGCACTCGTGGTGCTTTGTGTGCAGCGCTCGAACTTCCGCTGGCGGCGTTCGCTGGAAGTGTTGTGTCTGGCGCCGCGCGCCGTGCCCGGCATTGTGGTCGGTATCGGCTTCCTCTGGCTTACCTTGTGGCTGCCCGGCATGGGCGTGCTCTACGGCACGTTGTGGCTGCTCATCATCGCGTTTTCGATGCGCAACCTGCCGACGGCCTTCGCGGCGATGGCACCCACATTCATGCAGATCGGTCGCGAACTCGATCAAGCCTCGCGTGCCTGTGGTGCCACGTGGTGGCAGACGAGCCGCAACATCGTGCTGCCGCTGGGACGCCGCGCGATGGCCAGTAGTTATCTGCTGCTGTTCGTGAGTTTTCTGAAGGAGTACGCCGCTGCCGTGTTTCTGGTCGCGCCGACGAGTCAGGTCATCGGCCCGACCATGTTGCGGCTGTGGACCAATGGCGATTTCGGACCGGTGGCGGCGCTGTCGATCGTGCAACTGTTGCTGACCTTGGCGCTGGTAATGGTCGCCAAGACGCTTGGAAAGGGTAAATAACATGGCTGCATTGCAAATCGACTCGTTGTGCAAGCGTCACGGCGATGTCGACATTCTGAAGAACGTTTCGCTGGAAGTTCGCGACGGCGAATTTCTGACGCTGCTCGGGCCCAGTGGTTGCGGCAAGTCCACCACGTTGTTCTCGATTGCCGGGCTTGAAACGCCGACGAGCGGGCGCATCACGCTTGGCCCAGTACGGCTTTTCGATCGCGACGAGAACATCGAGCTTGCCCCCGAGGCCCGCAATTGTGGCCTTGTCTTTCAGTCGTACGCGCTCTGGCCGCACATGACCGTGCGGGAGAACGTGGCGTATCCATTGCGCCTTCGCGGCGTGCGCAAGGCCGTGCTCGATCAGAAAGTGGACGACGCGCTCGGGCTGGTCGAAATGCTGTCACTGGCCCAGCGCTATCCGCACGAACTTTCCGGCGGGCAGCAGCAACGCGTCGCACTGGCTCGGACGCTGGTCTATGAGCCGACGTTGTTGCTGTTGGACGAGCCGCTCTCTAATCTCGATTCGACGTTGCGACTGCGCGCGCGGGGCTGGTTGCGGGAGTTGCAGCGCCGGCTGCGGATCACGACCGTGTATGTGACGCACGATCAGGACGAAGCGCTTTCGTTGAGCGACCGCATCGCGGTCATGAGCGCGGGCCGGATCGTACAGATCGGTACGCCGCGCGAAATCTATCAAGCCCCGCGCAACCCGTTTGTGGCGGACTTTGTCGGGCACAGCAATCTGCTGTCGTGCACCGTCGAGTCGGTCGGTGTGGCGGGCGAGCGGACCGTGCGCTTGGCTGACGGGCAGTTGTTGCGCGCGCAGACCGGCACGGTGGCACAGGGCAGTGAGGCACAAATCGCGATTCGAGCCGATCACGTGGAGATCGTCGATACGAACGACACGCTGCCGAACGTGATTCGCGGCAACGTGCTGCAACGCGACTTTCTTGGCACGCATATGGAGTATCTCGTCGCCATTGGCAGTGCCGAAGTGCGTGTGCGCGCGGCGCGCGAGATTCAGACGGACAGGGTCTGGCTGCACTTGCCGCAGGACCGCTGCATGCTTTTCGATGCGCCGTCCGTACTCGCCTAGTGGGCCCGGACGTGTTCGCGCAACAGCTATTCGCGCTTGCCGCCAGCGGTGGCGACACGCGTGGGTAGGGTAGGGGTAGTTGTTTTTGGCAGCAGGTGCCGCATGCCTTCGCTCCCGACATCAGGGCGCCCTGTCGGGGGCGTTGGCAGGCGCATTTCTCTTCTCGCTCGTGACCCGTGGTGTTTTCACGGCGATCGATTGTTTTTATCAATTAGGACTGCGTATTATGAAAAAAAGAAGTATCGCGGCTGGCGCTCTGCTCACATTCAGCGGGTATGCGGCGGCGCAGAGTCAGGTGACGATCTACGGGATTCTGGACAACGGTGTGAACTACACGACCAATCAGGGTGGATCACACAATGTTCAGGTGGCAGGCGGCGCGCTTAACGGCAACCGATGGGGGCTGCGTGGCACGGAGGATCTGGGCGGCGGGCTGCAAGCCATCTTCCGTCTGGAGAACGGGTTCGACATCACTAACGGCAAGCTCGCCAACAACAGTCGGGAGTTCGGACGGCAGGCGTTCGTCGGGCTGTCGGGTGACTTCGGCTCGGTCACGATCGGCCGCCACTACGATTCGCTGGGCACTTTCCTCGGGCCGCTGGCATCGAGCAACAAGCTGGTCGGCTTCATGAGCTCTCACCCGGGCGATGCCGATAACGTCGATTCGACCGCGCGAGTCAACAACTCGGTGCGCTTTAACAGTGCGGACTACAAGGGCTTCACGTTCGGTGGCGTGTACAGCTTCGGGGGTGTCGCGGGGTCTTACCGGACGAATCAGATCTACAGCTTGGGGGCCAGCTATCTGCGCGGGCCGCTGCATCTGGGCTTCGGCTACCTGAATGCGCAGAACCCGCTCACATCGATGTACGACGGCAGCATGACGAGCCCGGTGACCAGTGGCTATTCGAACGCGAAGTCGTTGCAGGTCATCGGCGCCGGCGGCTCGTACCAGTTGGGACCGGTCAAGTTGGGACTGCTCTACACGAACACGCAGTTCAAGGACGTCAGCTTTACGAGCACAACGCCGTTCAGAGGCACGGCGAAGATGAACAACTACGAGCTGAACGCCCAGTACACGTGGTCGCCCGCCGTGGTGATCTCCGGCGCCTACACGTACACGCGTGCGGAGAATGCACGGTATCAGCAACTGAGTGCTGTGTACGACTACTTCCTGTCGAAACGCACCGACGTCTACGCCCTTGCGATTTATCAGCGCGCGACCGGCCGCGATTCGACGGCCGGGCCTGCGGTTGCGCAAATCTATGGCGTGGCAGCGTCGTCGAGCAATGGGCAGGGGCTGCTGCGGGTCGGTGTGCGTCACCGTTTCTGAGTCTGCGGGTGACTTGTGGCGGCACCTTTGACCCTTGAGCTCACAGGTGCCGCTTGCGGGGCGGTCAAGCTGCCGGCAGTTTCGCGATCACCTTGATCTCGAACTGGAAGCCGTACAGCCACGTCACGCCCACGGCGGTCAGTGTCGGATGGGGCGCTTCGCCCCAGTACTCGGGCACGATTTTCCACACGCGCTCGAACGTCGCTGCCGGGTCGACCATGAACACCGTGACGTCGACCACGTCGTCGAAGGTGCAGTCGGCCGCTTTCAAGATGGCGTTGAGATTATCGAAAGCCCGGCGCACTTGAGTCTCAAGGTCGGGCTCCGGCGACCCGTCTTCCCGGCTGCCGACTTGTCCGGAGACGAACAGGAAGCCGTCGGCGCGAATCGCCGGGGAGTAGCGGTTACGGTCATACAGGGCCTGACGGCCGGCAGGAAATACCACGTCGCGAATCGTCATTCATCCACTCCATCGATGGGCCGCAGTCGGCCCGGGTTATGCGATGAAGGCACTCTAAGCGGGCGCGCGAACGCGATAAACGGGCAACTGCATCCTTCACTGTTTGTAAAATGCAAACAATCGCAAGCCCCGAATATCTCGATCCCGATCTGTCAGGAGGCGCCTTTGGACCGATTCGACGCCATGCAGGCGTTTGTGCGCGTGGTGGAGGCAGGCAGTTTCACCAAGGCTGCCGAGACGCTGCACATGAGCAAGACCAGCGTGACGCAACTGGTTCAGCAACTGGAAGCGCGGTTGCGCGTGAAGCTGCTCAACCGGACCACGCGCAAGGTCAACGTCACCGCCGACGGCGCGGCCTACTACGACCGTGTGGTGCGGCTTCTCGCGGATATGGACGACGCGGAGACCAGTCTGTCCGATGCCTCGACCCTGCCACGCGGACGTTTGCGCGTCGACGTGCCGAGCCCCTTCGCCAGCCTGATTCTGATGCCCGCGTTGCCGGCGTTTTATGCGCGCTACCCCGACATTCAACTCGATATGGGTGTGAGCGACCGGATGGTCGATCTGATCGGGGAGAACGTCGATTGTGTCGTGCGCGGTGGCGAACTGACCGACCAGTCGTTGATGGCGCGCCACGTCGGGGACTTG belongs to Pandoraea norimbergensis and includes:
- a CDS encoding ABC transporter substrate-binding protein, producing the protein MFWNLAGYRLEEQLKANNEGKNGKPPEGVVCKAMPDATRRRLLTAGVAGMVGVAGTVSGFGWVGSGTAFAAPAAADLETKARGEQGVLIYSNLSNANMAPFLAGLRAKYPWLKVDALHLGPAEVFERYYSESSVGRRSADLIITAAPDAWLRFHEKDGIEPYNVPDAGALPAWSKPLPGLYTFSTDPLVMVYNKLLLPPDKRPQSMADLARLSQQFPGLFNRKITTYDAAKHAFAYVLQWTYARERGWPALEGVARATQLESSGATMIEKVTTGEYSAVYFASGATFFERLRQEKRGDILGWNLIKDGTPLMPRGMAITRRSQSKASASLVMNWLLSHDGQVSIANGGLVPYRSDVNPNEVPVITYAQIVEQLGAKNVIQIGYPPEMLREQPAFVAKWQATFTGGRK
- a CDS encoding ABC transporter permease, which encodes MASLANVLPEGGTRRRIDPERWVPRFVFVAVLLLVATPLCLIVYQSLIDRPLYDGHGVLTSQNYSGLLTSRAFLEAAANSFYLAVVSTIVATVVGVLGAFCFTRLELPGQRWLRGVMALPVYLSQLVLAFGWYVLYGPSGYVTLAVQRWLSDTPWNLYSILGMGVLAGVSQAPYVTVLCSSALSLSNGSLEDAARTTGARPWRVMTTITLPLMRPSIFYSALLAFVGGLELLSIPLIFGAPSNLEFFTTFLYREALGQTSPNYGMLGAAAVYMLICVALLVIVQQRMLGNTQRFVTLRGKAQRHRATRVGGWRFVIAALWWLYLAISVLLPIAGLVARSAVQFLSPLVSPLDYLTASNYQQLFTQSEYWHAITNSLFVAGIGAALATAFVALVVLCVQRSNFRWRRSLEVLCLAPRAVPGIVVGIGFLWLTLWLPGMGVLYGTLWLLIIAFSMRNLPTAFAAMAPTFMQIGRELDQASRACGATWWQTSRNIVLPLGRRAMASSYLLLFVSFLKEYAAAVFLVAPTSQVIGPTMLRLWTNGDFGPVAALSIVQLLLTLALVMVAKTLGKGK
- a CDS encoding ABC transporter ATP-binding protein; translated protein: MAALQIDSLCKRHGDVDILKNVSLEVRDGEFLTLLGPSGCGKSTTLFSIAGLETPTSGRITLGPVRLFDRDENIELAPEARNCGLVFQSYALWPHMTVRENVAYPLRLRGVRKAVLDQKVDDALGLVEMLSLAQRYPHELSGGQQQRVALARTLVYEPTLLLLDEPLSNLDSTLRLRARGWLRELQRRLRITTVYVTHDQDEALSLSDRIAVMSAGRIVQIGTPREIYQAPRNPFVADFVGHSNLLSCTVESVGVAGERTVRLADGQLLRAQTGTVAQGSEAQIAIRADHVEIVDTNDTLPNVIRGNVLQRDFLGTHMEYLVAIGSAEVRVRAAREIQTDRVWLHLPQDRCMLFDAPSVLA
- a CDS encoding porin; protein product: MKKRSIAAGALLTFSGYAAAQSQVTIYGILDNGVNYTTNQGGSHNVQVAGGALNGNRWGLRGTEDLGGGLQAIFRLENGFDITNGKLANNSREFGRQAFVGLSGDFGSVTIGRHYDSLGTFLGPLASSNKLVGFMSSHPGDADNVDSTARVNNSVRFNSADYKGFTFGGVYSFGGVAGSYRTNQIYSLGASYLRGPLHLGFGYLNAQNPLTSMYDGSMTSPVTSGYSNAKSLQVIGAGGSYQLGPVKLGLLYTNTQFKDVSFTSTTPFRGTAKMNNYELNAQYTWSPAVVISGAYTYTRAENARYQQLSAVYDYFLSKRTDVYALAIYQRATGRDSTAGPAVAQIYGVAASSSNGQGLLRVGVRHRF
- a CDS encoding RidA family protein, with the translated sequence MTIRDVVFPAGRQALYDRNRYSPAIRADGFLFVSGQVGSREDGSPEPDLETQVRRAFDNLNAILKAADCTFDDVVDVTVFMVDPAATFERVWKIVPEYWGEAPHPTLTAVGVTWLYGFQFEIKVIAKLPAA
- a CDS encoding LysR family transcriptional regulator; its protein translation is MDRFDAMQAFVRVVEAGSFTKAAETLHMSKTSVTQLVQQLEARLRVKLLNRTTRKVNVTADGAAYYDRVVRLLADMDDAETSLSDASTLPRGRLRVDVPSPFASLILMPALPAFYARYPDIQLDMGVSDRMVDLIGENVDCVVRGGELTDQSLMARHVGDLRLGVYAAPDYVARAGAPSHPGDLEDSHHRIVGFRWSRIGKPLPYAMHRGAEQVNVHGKYALAVDDGNAYLAAGLAGMGVLWLPEYMARDAVARGALAPLFEDWTLDAMPMYVAFAPNRHVSAKLRVFIDWIVEVMETHGLAPVRAVRV